The following are encoded in a window of Mycobacteroides chelonae CCUG 47445 genomic DNA:
- a CDS encoding serine hydrolase domain-containing protein, whose product MAIPLGPNVAATAPVRGTELYPGDLPGLRLPNGVEGWARPELASVVRTFEWMFTKYRLGGGGLCVYVDGEPALDIWAGAAAAGQGWTRDTGALVFSASKGIAATVIHRLVDRGLLAYDAPVARYWPEFGANGKSSITVRQVLDHRAGLSRLDGIARHAEEVTDHELMEQRLAAAPVDKFYGKRAYHALTFGWLLAGLARSVTGKDMRELFRTEIAEPLGVEGIHLGRPPRTSSTKAASMYPFLDPVATRPVVGRVLPTVIRAIDRLPGFEGAIGTMYEPGMERILADDGTLSSALYDMQAPAANAVATAPALAKMYAALAGGGTVEGRDFLSPETVAGLARRINLSIDRTIVFPMGMHLGYMSLPMNGFRGGFGHIGLGGSMGWADPKRKIAVGLAHNRLPLTMALDQISFAFLWPQIVKAVG is encoded by the coding sequence ATGGCGATCCCTCTGGGCCCCAATGTTGCGGCCACAGCACCCGTACGTGGCACTGAGCTGTACCCGGGCGACCTGCCCGGATTGCGGCTCCCGAACGGCGTGGAGGGCTGGGCGCGGCCCGAGCTGGCCTCCGTGGTCCGAACCTTCGAGTGGATGTTCACCAAGTATCGCCTCGGCGGCGGTGGCCTCTGCGTCTACGTCGACGGTGAACCGGCATTGGACATCTGGGCCGGTGCGGCTGCTGCCGGGCAGGGCTGGACACGTGACACCGGAGCGCTCGTGTTCTCGGCGTCGAAGGGTATCGCGGCCACCGTCATTCACCGTCTGGTCGACCGGGGCCTACTCGCCTATGACGCCCCGGTTGCGCGTTACTGGCCGGAGTTCGGAGCCAACGGTAAGTCGTCGATCACCGTGCGTCAGGTTCTCGATCACCGCGCCGGACTGTCCCGGTTGGACGGGATCGCGCGCCATGCAGAGGAAGTCACCGACCACGAGCTCATGGAACAGCGTCTGGCCGCGGCGCCGGTCGACAAGTTCTACGGCAAACGCGCGTATCACGCACTCACCTTCGGGTGGCTGCTTGCGGGCCTGGCCCGGTCGGTCACCGGCAAGGACATGCGTGAGCTGTTTCGTACCGAGATCGCCGAGCCGCTCGGAGTCGAGGGGATACACCTCGGACGTCCGCCACGGACCTCGTCGACCAAGGCCGCCTCGATGTACCCATTCCTGGATCCGGTGGCGACCCGGCCCGTGGTGGGCCGGGTGCTGCCGACAGTCATCCGTGCCATCGATCGTCTTCCCGGTTTCGAGGGTGCGATCGGCACGATGTACGAGCCCGGAATGGAGCGGATCCTCGCCGATGACGGCACCCTGAGTTCAGCGCTGTACGACATGCAGGCACCGGCGGCCAACGCGGTCGCGACGGCACCGGCGCTCGCCAAGATGTACGCCGCCCTGGCGGGCGGTGGCACTGTCGAGGGCCGCGATTTCCTTTCCCCGGAAACTGTTGCCGGGCTTGCTCGTAGGATCAATCTGAGCATCGACCGCACCATCGTGTTCCCCATGGGCATGCACCTGGGATACATGTCGCTGCCTATGAATGGATTCCGCGGCGGCTTCGGCCACATCGGGCTCGGCGGCTCGATGGGATGGGCCGACCCTAAGCGCAAGATCGCTGTGGGCCTTGCGCATAACCGGCTGCCGCTGACCATGGCTCTCGACCAGATCTCGTTTGCGTTCTTGTGGCCGCAGATCGTCAAGGCCGTCGGCTGA
- a CDS encoding serine hydrolase domain-containing protein gives MAQPHGLDDAVPESPLPAPFAYPPLERGVELPPGVNGWARPEFRGVVRVFSLAFTRYRVGGGAICVYVDGEPVLDLWAGQAQKGQVWTRDTAPVIFSASKGVTATIIHKLVDRGLLEYNAPVARYWPEFAAHGKGVITVDEILSHTAGLSRLTGIAHNYEEMFDPDLMADRLAAAPVDRYFGKPAYHALSIGWLMGRLAKAVTGKDLEELYRTELAEPLGVDGIHMGRPPKGAPSESAALTPHLDRVARSGFIRRTAPPVMGMLDRMPGAKGAASTLYQPGAEMLLADDGHASAPVMDLRCGAGSACCTAPALAKLYAALAGDGSVDGTRLLSPDVTKGLGRKNSYQIDHTLGIPMGWHRGYHSLVAPVIGGGFGHIGAGGSFGWADQKRKISVAIVHNRLPTTMVFDQTIIGTFLPSIIRAAR, from the coding sequence ATGGCACAACCTCACGGCCTCGATGACGCGGTCCCGGAATCACCGCTACCCGCCCCCTTCGCCTATCCGCCGCTGGAACGCGGTGTGGAGCTGCCGCCGGGGGTGAACGGCTGGGCGCGCCCCGAGTTCCGAGGGGTGGTGCGCGTTTTCTCGCTTGCCTTCACCCGGTACCGCGTGGGCGGTGGCGCGATCTGTGTGTACGTGGACGGCGAGCCCGTACTGGATCTGTGGGCCGGTCAGGCGCAGAAGGGGCAGGTCTGGACGCGTGATACGGCGCCGGTGATCTTCTCGGCGTCCAAGGGGGTTACCGCCACGATCATCCACAAGCTGGTGGACCGCGGACTGCTTGAGTACAACGCCCCGGTCGCCCGGTACTGGCCCGAGTTCGCCGCCCACGGTAAGGGTGTGATCACGGTCGACGAAATCCTGTCGCATACGGCAGGGTTGTCGCGGCTGACGGGTATTGCGCACAACTACGAGGAGATGTTCGACCCGGATCTGATGGCCGACCGGTTGGCCGCAGCGCCCGTCGACAGATATTTCGGCAAGCCCGCCTACCATGCGTTGTCCATCGGCTGGCTCATGGGACGGCTCGCCAAGGCCGTCACCGGTAAGGACCTCGAGGAGCTGTACCGCACCGAACTGGCCGAGCCGCTAGGGGTCGACGGTATCCACATGGGTAGGCCGCCCAAAGGTGCGCCCTCCGAATCAGCTGCGCTCACACCGCATTTGGACAGGGTCGCGCGGTCCGGCTTTATCCGTCGGACGGCTCCGCCGGTCATGGGGATGCTCGACAGGATGCCCGGGGCCAAGGGCGCGGCCTCCACGCTGTACCAGCCGGGCGCCGAGATGCTGCTTGCCGACGACGGGCATGCGAGTGCTCCCGTGATGGATCTGCGGTGCGGTGCCGGCAGTGCCTGCTGTACCGCACCCGCGTTGGCCAAGCTTTACGCGGCCCTGGCGGGCGACGGCAGCGTTGACGGAACGCGATTGCTCTCGCCCGATGTCACCAAGGGTCTCGGACGTAAGAACAGCTACCAGATAGACCACACGCTCGGGATACCGATGGGCTGGCACCGCGGGTATCACTCCCTGGTGGCGCCGGTGATAGGTGGCGGCTTCGGGCATATTGGCGCGGGTGGCTCCTTCGGCTGGGCCGATCAGAAGCGCAAGATCTCGGTTGCCATCGTGCACAACAGGCTGCCGACGACGATGGTCTTTGACCAGACCATCATCGGCACCTTCTTGCCGTCGATCATCCGCGCGGCGCGCTAG
- a CDS encoding SDR family NAD(P)-dependent oxidoreductase — protein sequence MEGFSGKVAVVTGAGSGIGRALAVELARSGAKVAISDVDAEGLAETERQVKALGAEVRADRLNVVEREAFLLYADAIKEHFGKVNQIYNNAGIAYQGEVEESQFKDIERIIDVDFWGVVNGTKAFLPHLIASGDGHVVNVSSLFGVLSMPGQSAYNSAKFAVRGFTESLRQEMIIGKKPVAVTCVHPGGIKTAIARNSTTAEGYDQQAMAAMFDKYLANTSPEAAARIILTAVRKKKPRVLVGPDAKILDLVVRVTGSRYQDIFSLVTGFIMPKPGK from the coding sequence ATGGAAGGCTTCAGCGGCAAGGTGGCCGTGGTGACCGGTGCGGGTTCGGGAATCGGACGTGCACTGGCGGTGGAACTCGCGCGCTCGGGCGCCAAGGTGGCCATCAGCGATGTCGATGCCGAAGGCCTCGCAGAGACCGAACGCCAGGTCAAGGCCCTGGGCGCGGAGGTTCGCGCCGATCGCCTCAATGTCGTTGAGCGCGAAGCCTTCCTGCTCTACGCCGACGCCATCAAGGAGCACTTCGGCAAGGTCAACCAGATCTACAACAACGCCGGCATCGCCTACCAGGGCGAGGTGGAAGAAAGCCAGTTCAAAGACATCGAGCGGATCATCGACGTCGACTTCTGGGGCGTGGTCAACGGCACCAAGGCCTTCCTGCCACACCTGATCGCCTCCGGCGACGGTCACGTCGTCAACGTCTCCAGCCTGTTCGGCGTGCTGTCCATGCCAGGCCAAAGTGCTTACAACTCAGCCAAGTTCGCGGTGCGCGGCTTCACCGAATCACTGCGCCAGGAGATGATCATCGGCAAGAAGCCGGTCGCGGTCACCTGTGTGCACCCCGGTGGCATCAAGACCGCCATCGCACGCAACTCCACCACCGCGGAGGGTTACGACCAGCAGGCGATGGCCGCGATGTTCGACAAGTACCTCGCGAACACCAGCCCCGAGGCCGCGGCCCGCATCATCCTGACCGCCGTCCGCAAGAAGAAGCCACGGGTGCTCGTCGGGCCCGATGCCAAGATCCTTGACCTGGTCGTTCGCGTGACCGGCTCCCGCTACCAGGACATCTTCTCGCTGGTGACGGGCTTCATCATGCCCAAGCCCGGGAAGTAA
- a CDS encoding SDR family NAD(P)-dependent oxidoreductase produces MDGFSGKVAVVTGAGSGIGRALAVELARSGAKVAISDIDNEGLAETERQIKALGAEVRADRLNVAEREAFLLYADVVKEHFGKVNQIYNNAGIDFHGDLEVSEFKDIERIIDVDYWGVVNGTKAFLPHLIASGDGHVVNVSSIFGIMGAPGQSAYNAAKFAVRGFTESLRQEMITGKKPVAVTCVHPGGVKTNVARNATMAEGYDHAQFAKLFDRVARTSPQAAARIILTAVRKKKPRVLVGPDAKVIDFLVRLTGARYQDLFVLVERFLMPKRSH; encoded by the coding sequence ATGGATGGCTTCAGCGGCAAGGTGGCCGTGGTGACCGGTGCGGGTTCGGGAATCGGACGTGCACTGGCGGTGGAACTCGCGCGCTCGGGCGCCAAGGTAGCCATCAGCGATATCGACAACGAGGGCCTCGCCGAGACCGAACGTCAGATCAAGGCCCTGGGCGCGGAGGTTCGCGCTGATCGGCTGAACGTCGCCGAGCGCGAAGCCTTCCTGCTCTACGCCGACGTCGTCAAGGAGCACTTCGGCAAGGTCAACCAGATCTACAACAACGCCGGCATCGACTTCCACGGGGACCTGGAAGTCAGCGAATTCAAGGACATCGAGCGAATCATCGACGTCGACTACTGGGGCGTGGTCAACGGCACCAAGGCCTTCCTGCCACACCTGATCGCCTCCGGCGACGGCCATGTCGTCAACGTCTCCAGCATCTTCGGCATCATGGGGGCTCCCGGCCAAAGCGCTTACAACGCAGCCAAATTCGCGGTGCGCGGCTTCACCGAATCACTGCGCCAGGAGATGATCACCGGCAAGAAGCCGGTCGCGGTCACCTGCGTACACCCCGGCGGCGTCAAGACCAACGTGGCCCGCAACGCCACAATGGCCGAGGGCTATGACCACGCGCAGTTCGCGAAGTTGTTCGATCGGGTCGCACGCACCAGTCCGCAGGCCGCGGCCCGCATCATCCTCACCGCAGTCCGTAAAAAGAAGCCGCGCGTACTCGTTGGCCCCGACGCCAAGGTGATCGACTTCCTGGTTCGGCTGACCGGCGCGCGCTACCAGGATCTGTTCGTTCTCGTCGAGCGATTCCTGATGCCCAAACGTTCCCACTGA
- a CDS encoding PucR family transcriptional regulator, producing the protein MTASLSDRFMRRLPETARRAVDCFASEVPYYGMLPREVLDGEITEFTKQHFRIFSRVMLESRAPTEDEFAVSILAASRRAQEDIPLPAILAVYNVAARVGIETLRELATPDEFDQVLAISMQVQRYLQLMLPAVTAAYLEERQGLYSATTEARRDLFDALVKGAPWTDAAERASVTLALSYNVLFLYMPEPAANTVVARRRAHLVQDIVDEHAREPVLTSLDGRGGTILLPAVGAVESLLPLFSEVAGGPVTLGVSHATEPGEIAAAADEARELALLALRLGRAPSAYRLSDLLLEYQITRPGRARDLLAATIQPLASHPHLQQALSAYLQHEHGRQLAAKSLHVHPNTLDYRLRRVAELTGLDPAQPSAARTLAAALLAVRTAGGMPSQSSGK; encoded by the coding sequence ATGACGGCGTCACTCAGTGATCGGTTCATGCGTCGGCTGCCGGAAACGGCGCGCCGCGCGGTGGACTGCTTCGCTTCCGAGGTGCCGTACTACGGAATGCTGCCGCGCGAGGTTCTCGACGGTGAGATCACCGAGTTCACCAAGCAGCACTTCCGAATCTTCTCCCGGGTGATGCTGGAATCACGGGCGCCCACCGAAGACGAATTCGCGGTGTCGATCCTGGCTGCGTCCCGGCGCGCGCAGGAGGACATACCGCTACCGGCGATCCTGGCCGTCTACAACGTCGCCGCTCGGGTCGGCATAGAGACACTCCGGGAGTTGGCAACCCCTGACGAGTTCGACCAGGTGCTGGCCATCAGCATGCAGGTGCAGCGATATCTGCAGTTGATGCTTCCAGCCGTCACCGCCGCGTACCTCGAAGAGCGCCAAGGTCTTTACAGTGCGACGACCGAGGCCCGGCGCGATCTCTTCGATGCTTTGGTCAAGGGGGCGCCGTGGACCGATGCCGCCGAACGCGCCAGTGTCACGCTCGCACTGTCGTACAACGTGCTGTTCCTGTACATGCCCGAACCCGCAGCCAACACCGTCGTGGCGCGCAGACGGGCGCATTTGGTGCAGGACATCGTCGACGAGCACGCACGCGAGCCCGTGCTTACCTCCTTAGACGGCCGCGGCGGCACCATCTTGCTGCCTGCGGTGGGCGCGGTGGAGTCACTGCTGCCGTTGTTCTCCGAGGTGGCCGGGGGACCGGTCACGCTCGGAGTTTCCCATGCGACCGAGCCCGGTGAGATTGCCGCCGCCGCGGATGAAGCACGCGAATTGGCTTTACTCGCATTACGGCTCGGCCGAGCACCGAGTGCGTACCGGCTCTCCGATCTGCTGCTGGAGTACCAGATCACCCGCCCGGGTAGAGCCCGAGACCTACTTGCCGCCACCATCCAGCCACTCGCGTCCCACCCACATTTACAGCAAGCACTCAGTGCGTATCTGCAACACGAGCATGGACGGCAGCTCGCGGCCAAATCGCTGCACGTGCATCCGAATACCCTCGACTACCGATTGCGCCGGGTCGCCGAACTCACCGGCCTGGACCCCGCGCAGCCCTCGGCCGCACGGACATTGGCGGCGGCCCTGCTGGCGGTCAGAACCGCCGGCGGTATGCCGTCACAGTCGTCCGGCAAGTAG